TCCTGTGGGGCAGGTACGAGACGACGTTCGCCCCCAGGTCCCGGAGCGCCTGGACAATCAGCGCGGTGCCGCTTATGCCGTCGGTGTCGAAGTCGCCGAAGACGCCGATTGTCTCACGGGCGTCGAGTGCCTTCCGGACCCGGGCAACCGCCTTCTCCATGTCCGGCAGTAGCGAAGGGTTGTGGGCCAGGCCGGCGTCCGCCCGAAGAAAGGCATCTTGCTCGTCAGGGGTACGAATGCCGCGTGCGTAGAGGAGGTGGGCCTGGAATGGAGGCAACCCCAGCTCCCTGGCGAAGCCGATCGGCGGCGCCGGGCGCTTCCTCCATGCCTTTTCCGTCATGGGTCCCTCTACATGGGCGAGTTAGTTCTTGATGCGGAAGAACTTGCCGCTGGCGATTGCGAGCACCACGAAGACGACGAGCACCAGCGCGGCGGCGATGCGGCCTTCCTCGGGGTTTCTTAAGTATAACGCCGCAACGCAGGCGATGCCCACAATAGCCACCATCATCCTGGTGAAATGGTCGCCGATTGTAGGCGGTGGCTTGACGACCGCTCCGCGCTCGACAATCTTGCGCCGCTTGATCCGGTCGGTGACCCACGCGAACTCCGAGTAGAAGCCCCATGCGCCCACTGTGCAGCACAACAACATGATCGATTCCCACATAAACATCCCACACCACCTCGGAACGAAACTCGGAATCCAGCCAATCAGGTCACGATAGAATTGCCCGTCTACTCTGCGAACTCCTTGAAGATTAGGCTCACGTTGTGGCCGCCGAAGCCGAACGAGTTGCTCATCGCCGTCCTCACCCTCCCACGACGGGCCATGTGGGGGGTATAGTCCAGGTCGCACTCCGGGTCCGGCTCCTCCAGGTTTATCGTCGGCGGTATGACGCCGTTGGCGATGGAGAGGACGGATATGCCCGCCTCCAGCGCTCCGCTCGCGCCCAGGAGGTGCCCGGTCATCGACTTGGTGGAGCTGATCCGGATCTTCGCCGCTTCTGCGCCGAAGACGGTCTTCATCGCCGCCGTCTCGAACTTGTCGTTTATGGGCGTAGAGGTCCCGTGAGCGTTCACGTAGTCAATGTCCACGGGCTTCATGTGCGCCTTGTCAAGCGCTATGTTCATCGCCCTCGCGCCGCCCTCGCCGCCGGGCGCGGGCTGCGTTATGTGGTGCGCGTCCGAAGTGGACCCGTACCCCACCAGCTCTGCGATCGGCTGCGCGCCGCGCTTGACGGCGTGCTCAAGAGTCTCCAGCACCAGCACGCCGGAGCCTTCGCCCAGCACAAAGCCGTCCCGCTGCGCATCGAATGGCCTGGATGCCTTTCGCGGCTCATTGTTCCGCCGGGAGAGCGCCTTGCAGGCGTTGAACCCGGCCACGCCGATAGGGCAGATCGCAGCCTCCGCGCCCCCGGCCAGCACCACGTCTGCGATGCCCAGCCGCAGGAACTCCATCGCGGTGCCGATGGCATCCCCTCCGCTGGAGCATGCGGAAACAGTCGAAAAATTCGGTCCCTTGGCCCCCAGCGTCATAGAGACCTGCCCGGACGCCATGTCAGGCAGCATCTTGGGCACAAGAAATGGGCTAACCCTGGAAGCCCCCTTGGACTCGAGCACGCCGATCTGCTCAGAGAGCGTAATGATCCCTCCGATGCCGCTGGCGATCATCACCGAAACACGCTCGGCGTTGGACGCGTCTATTTTCAGGCCGGCGTGCTGGACAGCCTCCATCGCGGCCACGACGGCGAGCTGGGCGAACCTGTCCATCTTGCCCGCCTCTTTTCGGCCGATGTGCTGGGTAGGGGCGAACCCCTTCACCTCTCCGGCGATGGTGGTCTCAAGCCCTTCAGGGTTGAATGAGCTTATCGTATCGATTCCGGACCTGCCCGCAACGAGTCCCTGCCAGGTAGCGTCCCTGTTCACCCCCACGGGGCTGATCAGGCCGATACCTGTGACCACCACTCGACGGCTCATGTGACAAGGTACTCCTTAGATGCGTTCCGCTCCCAACATCCACACCCAGGACAGGGTATACCAAAACTTGAAGAAAAATAAAGCTGGAATCACGCTCGCAGGCAACCCGGACGGGCGCTATGGTCGCACAGGATAGGCCCCGGCCGACGCGCCTATACCCAGCTTCCTTGCCAGCTCCAGGTTGGACGGCTCAACCAGCACGGACCCATCAGGAAAGATGATCGTGGGTATGCTCCTCATCCCCCGATTTATCTCGATGACTTTCTGCGCAGCGCTCGGATCAGCGTCCACATCGACCCATTCGTAGGGAACGTTGAAGGAGTCGAAGAAGCTCTTGGCGCGCCTGCAGTCCCCACACCACATGGCGCCGAAGACCACTATCTTTTCGCTGCTCATGAGACTCCAATCAGGACTGTCCTGGCCGGCGCACCGTCCAGTCCGACTAATTTAATCGGCAGGCATACCAGTACGTAGTATCCCTGAGGCACAGCGGACAAGTCCAGATTTTCAACCACGAGAACGCCTGAACCGAGGAGCGTCCTGTGCGCTGAGTAGCGACCTTCAGATACGGTGTCGACTGACTGCCCTTCGATGCCGACGAGCTTGATGCCGGAGGCGACAATGGCCGCCGCCGCTTCCGGGGATAGTGTGCTGTCCGCCCCGGTCTTGAGAAGTAGGCGCTGCACGCCGGTCGGCACTGCCGCAGCCCGCAGGTGCTCAGGGGTGATTTCGACCACCGGACCGAGCTCCGCCACATATGCGTCGCCGAAGACCGTATCCAACGGCAGGTCGTCCACGGTGGACCCCGCGGGGAAGAAATGGGCAGGAGCGTCAATGTGCGTACCCGTGTGAGACCCCATCGAGATAGCCGTCAGGGTGAACGGGTCGCCGTTCGCCACGTGTTTTACCCTGGAAACGGACACGGGCGGGTCTCCAGGATACACCTGCATGCCGGGCACGATAGGCCGAGTTATGTCATACAGCTTAATTTGCGCCGTCTCTCGTTGCTCCGGATTTCTTCAAGTTCCTATAATAGCAAACAGCAGTAACCTTTTGGAGCCGTTTTGAACCCTTCCGCCACAGACCAAAGCCAGCCCACGGCAGCGATTGAGACGCACGGCTGCAAGCTGAACATCGCGGACTCCGCCGAGCTCGCTGCGCAGCTTATGAGCGCCGGCTACCGTCTCGTCGGCGAGGACGGGCCTGCGGATGTCTACATCGTGAACACATGCACTGTGACTCACGTTGCGGACCGCAAGGCGCGGAAGGCGCTTCGCGGCGCGCGGGAGCGCAACCCCACGGCAACCGTGGTCGCCACCGGGTGTTTTGCCCAACGGTCTCCGGTGGCGCTGGGAAAGATACCGGGGGTGGATATCGTCGCCGGCAACACGGCCAAGCCGGACCTGGTGCAACGCATCGTGGAAGGCGGAGGCCGGATGGCGGAACGCCCGGCCGCGCATCCTATGACGATCGCTCCGCGTGCCTTTCGGACGCGCGCGACGATCAAGATACAGGAAGGGTGCGACCAGGTCTGCGCGTACTGCATTGTGCCCAGGGTGCGCGGCAGGGAGCGCAGCATACCAGCGGGCGACATTGTATCGCGCATTTCCTCCCACGTGGCGGAAGGGTACATGGAGATTGTTCTCACCGGGACTCAACTCGGCTCGTATGGCTTCGACCTCGAAGGGATGGACTTGAAGGGCCTTGTGCGACGCATCCTCAGCGAATGCGCCATGCCCAGGCTGCGCATGTCTTCTCTTCAGGCGCAGGAGATTGGGCCAGACATACTGGCCCTCTGGTCGGACAGCCGTCTCGCCCCGCACTTTCACATTCCCCTCCAGAGCGGCAGCGACGCCGTTCTGGCCCGCATGCGCCGCCGCTACACAGCCTCCAGATACCTCGAGGCGGTAGGCCTCGTCAGGCGGAGTGTTCCGGGAGTCTCCATCACCACAGACGTCATTGTTGGCTTTCCAGGCGAGACTGATGCCGATTTTGAGGCGACGTTCAGCCTGTGCGAGCGAGTGGGTTTCGCGGGAATTCATGTATTCCCGTACTCTCAAAGGCCCGGAACAAGCGCGACGCATTACGTTGACCAGCTTGACGATGGGGTGAAGCGGGAGCGCATGGCGCGGCTGCTGGAGCTCGCCGGCCGGAGCGCGGCAGAGTACCGCGACGGACTTTTCGGCGCCGTTCGGCAGGTCCTTTGGGAAAACCCGAGGCTTGTGAACGGCGAGCAGCACTGGGCTGGCCTCACGGACAACTATGTTCGCGTGATTGCTCCATCCCCGCAAGACCTGGGCAACCGCATCACCGGCGCCAGGCTCCTGCGTGACTCCAGGGACGGCGTTGTGGCTGAAGTGATGGGTTAGATGTTAACCGTTTGGAGAGTTGTTTTGCCGTTACGCTGCTCTATGTAAGCGCCGCACGTTTCCGAGGAATTGCCGAAGATGAGGAGCCAGCCACCGGCCAGGGCCATTTTCAGTAGTTCCTTCTTCCTGTCCAGTGTCTGGTTGGGGTCGTGGTCCATGGCGGAGATGCAAGTCAGATCAACGTGGTATTGGGTGGGCATGAGCTTGCCCACATAGGCTATGCGGGCGCTTCCGATCTCCACGAGCACGATCTGGTGGCCGCTCGTCGGACCGCCGGTGAGCCTCGTCCGTACGCCGGGGGCAATCTCGGTGTCGCCTTCCACAAGCTTCAACACTCCACCGTCTGAAAGGGGAGCGAAGTCATCCTTAAAATAGCTTCCCGCCGCCCTTTCGTTGGGGTTGGCGGCCTGTTCCCATGCCTGTTTCTGCACTATGTACTTGGCTTTAGGGAAGGTCGGTACTGCGTCCCCGGAACGATCGAGTTTGCTGCATCCGCCGCTCTGGTCGAAAAGCAGGTTGGTCATCACGACCACGTCGATATCCCTGGCGGTCAGACCGTGTTTTTTTATCTCACGAAGCAGCTTGTTGCCGTTGAGGCTGTAGTCATCCTTGAACCTGTTCAGCTGCTTGGTGCCCGCCCCGGTGTCGACCAGCACGTTCAAGCCCGGCATCTGGACAAGAAGCGAGTTGATGCCGAGACGTATGCGGTTCTTGCGGTCCGGCCGGACGTGCAGCTCCCACACCGCCCTCGGAAGCTGGCCGAACACAGCGCCCCCGTCCATCAGGTACGTGCCGTCGCTGACAATGTTGACGAGGGTTGTGCCGACCTTCAAAGGTGTGCCTCCCGGGGCAATGGGTCCCGAAAATCCGTTGCTGTTGTGGACGATGAACGGCGTAATCGTGGTAAAAAGAGGTCACTATACAGTATGGCTGCAAACCGGTCGGGCTTCAATGCCCCCGGTGTGCGAAACCCCTGGAGAAACATATTTTCTTGCGGCAATTTTGTCAAGTAGGCAACCCCCGCGGCCCTTCGCCGCACGATGTATTGCATGCGGCGAAGGGCTTGCAGGGGCAGAAAAGCGCCTATTGAAGCTCAGAAAGCGTTGAGCGGAATGCGTCGACCGTCTGCTTGATGTCTGCGTCCGTGTGAACAGCCGAGACGTAGAATTTCGTATCGCCCCGGAAGATTCCGCGGTCCATGAGCATCTTGTTCCACCTCAGGAGCTTGGGCTTGTCCGCCTTCAGGCCTGAGCGGTAGTCGTACACGTCCTCGGTGGTGAAGAACACGTCGAAGAGCGGGTCCTCGCCCACCACCTTTGCTGGGATCTCCGCCTCGTTGAGCGCGCTCTGGAGACCTTCGCGGATCCTCTTGCCGTTGGCAAAAAGCTTCTCGTATGTGCCCGGCTTTTTGAGCACCTTCAGCGTGGCAAGCCCTGCCGCGCAGGCGATCGGGTTGCCGTTAAGGGTGCCGATCTGGACCATCTGCTCGCCCTTGGCAACGGATGACGGATCGAAGTGTTTCATGATCTCGTCACGGCCCGCAACGGCGGCCAACGGGTAGCCGCCCGCGACTACCTTGCCGAGCGTGCACATGTCCGGCGTCACGCCGTAATACTCCTGGGCGCCGCCGTAGGAGAACCGAAAGCCGGTCACGATCTCGTCGAAAATCAGGGGGATGCCGTATCGCTGAGTGATTTCCCGCAGCCCCTGGAGGAAGCCCGGCTTCGGGGGGAGCAATCGCTGGAACGGCTCGACGATCACGCCGCCAAGCTCGTTGTGGTGCTTGTCGATGATCGCAGACGTGGTCTCAATGTTGTTGAATGGCGCGATCAGCACCTCGTTCTGTATCGACTTCGGTATGCCCGGAGTGTCAGGCACGGGGTGCGGGTAGTCCTTCGGGTTGGCGGGGGCCAGGCTCATCAGGGAGTAGTCGTTCATCCCGTGGAAGCCGCCCTCGAACTTCAGGACCTTGTCCTTCTTCCGGTAGGCCCTGGCGGCGCGCATCGCGTAGAGGGTAGCTTCGGTGCCTGTGCTCGTATAGCGCACCTTCTGGGCGCAAGGCACGGCCTTCGCAATCTCTTCGGCGAGCTGAATGGAGGGCTCGCTCATGGCAAAGAAGGTGGAGCCCTTGGGCACCTGCGTCATTACAGCTGAGGTGACTTCGGGGTGGGCGTGCCCGATCACCATGGGGCCGGAGCCGAGAAGATAGTCCACGTACTCGTTGCCGCTGATATCCCAGACATGGCTGCCCTGGCCACGGTCGATGATGACCTCGGCGAACATATTGCCCGTGCTGCCGCCGGGCAGAAATTTCTTCGCCCTTTTAATGGTATCTTGCTCTCTAGGAGTAACCCTTCGCCCAGTCATCTACTCTCCTTTGCGCCCTTACTCTATAATTTGTCTGACGCGCGGCTACATGTTATCACGACCGCGTCGGCTCTAACACACGCCTAAAC
This region of SAR202 cluster bacterium genomic DNA includes:
- the fabF gene encoding beta-ketoacyl-ACP synthase II, which produces MSRRVVVTGIGLISPVGVNRDATWQGLVAGRSGIDTISSFNPEGLETTIAGEVKGFAPTQHIGRKEAGKMDRFAQLAVVAAMEAVQHAGLKIDASNAERVSVMIASGIGGIITLSEQIGVLESKGASRVSPFLVPKMLPDMASGQVSMTLGAKGPNFSTVSACSSGGDAIGTAMEFLRLGIADVVLAGGAEAAICPIGVAGFNACKALSRRNNEPRKASRPFDAQRDGFVLGEGSGVLVLETLEHAVKRGAQPIAELVGYGSTSDAHHITQPAPGGEGGARAMNIALDKAHMKPVDIDYVNAHGTSTPINDKFETAAMKTVFGAEAAKIRISSTKSMTGHLLGASGALEAGISVLSIANGVIPPTINLEEPDPECDLDYTPHMARRGRVRTAMSNSFGFGGHNVSLIFKEFAE
- a CDS encoding NrdH-redoxin → MSSEKIVVFGAMWCGDCRRAKSFFDSFNVPYEWVDVDADPSAAQKVIEINRGMRSIPTIIFPDGSVLVEPSNLELARKLGIGASAGAYPVRP
- a CDS encoding cyclase family protein, with amino-acid sequence MQVYPGDPPVSVSRVKHVANGDPFTLTAISMGSHTGTHIDAPAHFFPAGSTVDDLPLDTVFGDAYVAELGPVVEITPEHLRAAAVPTGVQRLLLKTGADSTLSPEAAAAIVASGIKLVGIEGQSVDTVSEGRYSAHRTLLGSGVLVVENLDLSAVPQGYYVLVCLPIKLVGLDGAPARTVLIGVS
- the mtaB gene encoding tRNA (N(6)-L-threonylcarbamoyladenosine(37)-C(2))-methylthiotransferase MtaB, producing the protein MNPSATDQSQPTAAIETHGCKLNIADSAELAAQLMSAGYRLVGEDGPADVYIVNTCTVTHVADRKARKALRGARERNPTATVVATGCFAQRSPVALGKIPGVDIVAGNTAKPDLVQRIVEGGGRMAERPAAHPMTIAPRAFRTRATIKIQEGCDQVCAYCIVPRVRGRERSIPAGDIVSRISSHVAEGYMEIVLTGTQLGSYGFDLEGMDLKGLVRRILSECAMPRLRMSSLQAQEIGPDILALWSDSRLAPHFHIPLQSGSDAVLARMRRRYTASRYLEAVGLVRRSVPGVSITTDVIVGFPGETDADFEATFSLCERVGFAGIHVFPYSQRPGTSATHYVDQLDDGVKRERMARLLELAGRSAAEYRDGLFGAVRQVLWENPRLVNGEQHWAGLTDNYVRVIAPSPQDLGNRITGARLLRDSRDGVVAEVMG
- a CDS encoding MBL fold metallo-hydrolase, whose amino-acid sequence is MKVGTTLVNIVSDGTYLMDGGAVFGQLPRAVWELHVRPDRKNRIRLGINSLLVQMPGLNVLVDTGAGTKQLNRFKDDYSLNGNKLLREIKKHGLTARDIDVVVMTNLLFDQSGGCSKLDRSGDAVPTFPKAKYIVQKQAWEQAANPNERAAGSYFKDDFAPLSDGGVLKLVEGDTEIAPGVRTRLTGGPTSGHQIVLVEIGSARIAYVGKLMPTQYHVDLTCISAMDHDPNQTLDRKKELLKMALAGGWLLIFGNSSETCGAYIEQRNGKTTLQTVNI
- a CDS encoding aminotransferase class III-fold pyridoxal phosphate-dependent enzyme → MTGRRVTPREQDTIKRAKKFLPGGSTGNMFAEVIIDRGQGSHVWDISGNEYVDYLLGSGPMVIGHAHPEVTSAVMTQVPKGSTFFAMSEPSIQLAEEIAKAVPCAQKVRYTSTGTEATLYAMRAARAYRKKDKVLKFEGGFHGMNDYSLMSLAPANPKDYPHPVPDTPGIPKSIQNEVLIAPFNNIETTSAIIDKHHNELGGVIVEPFQRLLPPKPGFLQGLREITQRYGIPLIFDEIVTGFRFSYGGAQEYYGVTPDMCTLGKVVAGGYPLAAVAGRDEIMKHFDPSSVAKGEQMVQIGTLNGNPIACAAGLATLKVLKKPGTYEKLFANGKRIREGLQSALNEAEIPAKVVGEDPLFDVFFTTEDVYDYRSGLKADKPKLLRWNKMLMDRGIFRGDTKFYVSAVHTDADIKQTVDAFRSTLSELQ